Proteins encoded by one window of Halichondria panicea chromosome 8, odHalPani1.1, whole genome shotgun sequence:
- the LOC135340444 gene encoding uncharacterized protein LOC135340444 codes for MSDREDTPPPLPASPPPPPMEDSELTTPPPKRKTSGKILELQKILRENGGLGMYNSPSASNAPAPPPSATTSFEEDQTSWQPPRLSHATKNRPKRKVRPPSRNSSLSKDGFLETITTATPILAVEEEEDGEKMFDEPPPPLPPMSAPPGAPPSPPVSDTESLGNELFAPKESREPVVTSTPIETTAKPLMKSAWSDVIESKKQPKTSPIVASKSSTSTPNSVQTKGIVIGSFSDRLKKLKERRAAKTNSNSSLPPTLSPSTTTTSIQSEEANTTETYPSSVKPPMNNVKTVEHSPKIYSTPELSISEPPSEPKHFPPFERKERPESDEDELPPAPPPPIPELPPPPEEVDQVRNNIPAKSHTLSSKVSFRTSQWKDDWTRKSEQLQLDSFKSDNLPLLGLDAVHRPAPMEEISETKAEPRPLNAFEMDASSLSGSVPSLPDSLPPDLPDAPPPTLPEDPPPILPEAPPPVPETFQVSSLDSSETNEGGRLTPSFRSLETSTPNGNQDYSLNVVKLRERKLLSPPKDTGMKRRSAFDALVNVEPNTEERNEPKLSLEERRKLTIMASKFSSADTDIAHQVWNRQTVSSHGTPAANTPQSTSRILKSKPSHSMNSLRASQPSSKNESPDVRTKEQKHSPVSSNEMLDLSSSSDSTSHNIKRKDITQLQEKSFSLPPGDSGTFQQIRVISEGTPPSSPDVRYTRVARENWSPKVKQSKKFIRDDDDLSASASTGNILPAVSHRKKKKRKWASLEKTSSLNSFGSSNESPKTSRTTPWSIFKKSSLKKGQGSHPMSPLAAASVANPSPGNIPKSPTSISLESDDSNDGTRSQEMNRPTKKTPLKFFPPDSPSNTPSTFTGSIGSKENILSKQIPDRDHGEEKKMEVQLTRVREQSKMTLEYLRRDPVAFLRNLTPRGSTRLRPGSMILGTEIYKIDPNKWTVDQVCKWLELVGLGSYREVFRERNVTGDRLVQLDIQLFDELEIDSPEIREIFLAKIYELSNPSSAMEELEDDFKLSVDEYTSEDWKKFEAAVNALKGNVLDNTIELEASAIDQFIHTGYVRSQSTPNFADLDELDPDETQEYATGQHQMAVSMDTQNRDISSSISQQQESYRNAVFQNGTDPHYNGEALTTDWVADLPTIRRKRALTEPIPIINVEILESRHPPDNRTLPRSSRLSAPEAPAMIVDPKRRIVKKQSMSPRQLSIGEDQTLQLGVSTSDRRRSSTSSQCLVKLFMDTVQEGALYKSFLISPTTTADDLVAMALDKAYLGDNCSPQQYTIWERDKDTSSRSSLSRQLRTDESPVAVKSQWRDENSRFFELRLKEGIQLHPTPTKRKMSSLDAGVFEAQIRSLTEEKNQLLGELSVFHSELIEKNKVEQQLELVSEECASVKARYKSEQLSHNRVLSEMKGRLQQLGFEKTKLGDQIAIMSAASGGGEVSSDVLMEIQSKYSKTVDSLKMQLTERGRENEELMRKNITLDQEVVELRHDSKELRKVSRLLREHRQQLNSAEQKLAEKEDTIHGLRGQLEHSQVSVQQAAALQQTLQALELTSRQQQDLSSRTVMELKEQVSRLTAELGRREQQMMSLRKEKERLTRERQTKDNIATSLEADLASYRIMVSPHADASERILTLQRSISVHEVALASLQGEYNHQTAELLEAEKEVSKFRDALAKKEEQLVLVSSSQEQHSQSTMYSLLGTSTSYQLVLAEINQEREASPQAPVAGSGVERSLSTAYGIKVSRLLGNCAVSEVNEEAAKAGLQRGDRLLEINGMSVSGQTQREINTLLKKQTQEGGALRVVAARPVDGRSEEANRLLNQSSMDDELADRHKKLNVSLSQQLESQTSEVDRWRNECERLKAEILKYSTSNKDQNSEFSILEASVLDLKSQLKNSERARVQLRETLNRLEGVTKEQVQDRERELVLLVEATERAASARIQHLEAEKQKLMKTLREHLTHTGDSPATPPPSDVTAVPRNELLTRLAERERELTKNRAYLDQLLSVVIDQEPQLLAQVGEAQLLRDQNEVADVYDDDWC; via the exons ATGTCGGATAGAGAAGACACACCCCCGCCTCTCCCCGCAAGCCCTCCACCACCACCAATGGAGGACAGCGAACTAACTACTCCACCTCCAAAGAGAAAAACATCTGGGAAAATATTAGAGCTCCAGAAAATTCTTCGCGAGAATGGAGGTCTTGGCATGTACAACTCTCCAAGTGCTAGCAACgcaccagcccctcccccttctgCAACCACATCTTTTGAGGAGGACCAAACCTCGTGGCAACCACCTAGGCTCTCTCACGCCACGAAGAACCGTCCCAAGAGGAAAGTTAGACCCCCTTCCAGGAACAGCAGTCTGAGCAAAGATGGTTTCCTGGAGACAATAACCACAGCAACACCGATTTTGGCTGTGGAGGAGGAAGAAGATGGAGAAAAAATGTTCGATGAACCaccaccccccctccctcccatgTCTGCCCCTCCTGGTGCCCCACCGTCACCACCTGTGTCTGACACTGAGTCACTAG GTAATGAACTATTTGCACCCAAAGAGAGTCGGGAACCTGTCGTCACGAGCACCCCAATCGAGACCACGGCCAAACCGTTGATGAAGTCCGCATGGTCGGATGTTATCGAGTCCAAGAAACAACCAAAAACAAGTCCAATTGTAGCTTCCAAAAGCAGCACAAGCACACCTAACTCTGTACAGACTAAAGGTATTGTGATTGGCTCATTCAGCGATCGATTGAAGAAGCTTAAAGAAAGACGAGCGGCAAAGACAAATTCTAACTCttcactaccccccacattATCTCCCTCGACAACCACCACCTCTATACAATCAGAGGAAGCAAACACAACTGAAACCTATCCTTCAAGTGTAAAGCCGCCAATGAACAATGTGAAAACAGTTGAACATTCACCAAAAATATATTCGACACCAGAACTCTCGATTTCAGAGCCACCAAGTGAACCAAAACATTTCCCACCATTTGAGAGAAAAGAAAGACCTGAATCAGACGAAGATGAACTGccaccagcccctccccctcctatACCTGAGCTCCCCCCACCCCCGGAGGAAGTGGACCAAGTACGAAATAACATACCCGCCAAATCGCACACTCTCTCCTCAAAAGTATCGTTTCGAACGTCTCAATGGAAGGATGATTGGACAAGAAAGAGTGAGCAGCTACAACTAGACAGCTTCAAGTCAGACAACCTCCCTCTACTGGGTTTAGACGCGGTACACAGACCTGCTCCTATGGAAGAGATTTCAGAAACTAAAGCAGAACCACGTCCTCTGAATGCGTTTGAAATGGATGCCTCAAGTTTAAGTGGGTCAGTTCCAAGTCTCCCAGACTCCCTTCCACCAGATCTGCCAgatgccccaccccccacactcCCAGAGGACCCCCCACCTATTCTACCAGAAGCACCTCCCCCAGTACCCGAGACATTTCAAGTCTCGTCACTAGACTCGAGTGAGACGAATGAAGGGGGACGTTTAACCCCGAGTTTCAGGTCCTTAGAAACCTCAACCCCTAATGGCAATCAAGATTACTCTCTAAACGTTGTCAAATTACGAGAGAGGAAGTTGCTTTCTCCTCCGAAAGACACTGGTATGAAACGAAGATCAGCCTTCGATGCCCTTGTGAATGTGGAGCCAAATACTGAAGAAAGAAACGAGCCAAAACTCTCACTCGAAGAAAGACGAAAGCTCACAATAATGGCTTCTAAATTCTCTAGTGCAGATACTGACATAGCACATCAAGTGTGGAACAGACAGACTGTAAGCTCTCATGGAACTCCAGCTGCCAATACTCCGCAAAGTACAAGTCGTATTTTGAAGTCCAAACCTAGTCACTCAATGAATTCCCTCAGGGCGTCACAGCCCTCCTCCAAAAATGAGTCACCTGATGTAAGGACGAAGGAACAAAAGCATTCGCCAGTTTCAAGCAATGAAATGCTCGACTTGAGCTCCTCTTCCGATAGCACGTCACACAACATTAAGAGAAAGGATATAACTCAATTACAGGAAAAATCGTTTAGTTTACCTCCCGGTGACTCTGGCACATTCCAACAAATCAGAGTCATCTCCGAGGGAACTCCGCCCTCCAGTCCTGACGTCAGGTACACTCGAGTTGCCAGGGAAAATTGGTCTCCCAAAGTCAAACAATCAAAGAAATTCATAAGAGATGATGACGATCTCTCTGCTTCGGCAAGCACTGGAAACATTCTACCAGCTGTATCTCACCGtaaaaaaaagaaaagaaaatgGGCAAGCTTGGAAAAAACATCGAGTTTGAATTCGTTTGGCTCTAGCAATGAGTCCCCTAAAACCAGTCGCACTACACCATGGTCAATTTTCAAAAAGAGCTCCTTGAAGAAAGGTCAAGGTTCACACCCGATGTCTCCCCTAGCAGCTGCAAGTGTGGCCAATCCTTCACCTGGAAACATACCCAAATCTCCAACCTCCATATCGTTGGAATCAGACGACTCTAATGATGGGACGAGATCTCAAGAAATGAATCGACCAACGAAAAAGACACCCTTGAAATTCTTCCCTCCCGATAGTCCCTCAAATACACCCAGCACTTTTACCGGGAGTATTGGTTCGAAAGAGAACATTTTATCGAAGCAGATCCCCGATCGAGACCATGGAGAGGAGAAGAAGATGGAGGTACAGCTGACGAGGGTGAGGGAGCAGAGCAAGATGACGCTCGAGTATCTAAGGAGGGACCCGGTCGCGTTTTTACGCAATCTGACACCGAGGGGATCCACCCGGCTGAGACCAGGCTCTATGATCCTGGGAACTGAGATCTACAAG ATTGACCCGAATAAGTGGACAGTGGATCAAGTATGCAAATGGTTGGAGCTGGTCGGACTGGGATCTTACAGGGAGGTCTTCAGAG AACGAAATGTTACCGGCGATAGATTGGTTCAATTGGACATTCAACTCTTTG ATGAGCTTGAGATTGACAGTCCTGAGATTCGTGAAATATTCCTTGCCAAGATCTATGAGCTGAGCAACCCTAGTTCAGCGATGGAGGAGTTAGAAGATGACTTCAAAT TGTCAGTGGATGAATACACTTCAGAGGATTGGAAGAAGTTCGAGGCAGCTGTGAATGCCCTCAAGGGCAACGTCCTTGACAACACGATAGAACTGGAGGCGTCAGCCATTGACCAATTCATCCACACCGGCTATGTGAGGTCACAGTCCACTCCTAACTTCGCAGACCTCGATGAGCTAGATCCAGACGAGACGCAAGAGTACGCTACTGGACAACACCAAATGGCTGTATCAATGGACACGCAAAACAGAGACATTTCGTCGTCTATCTCACAGCAACAAGAGTCTTATCGTAACGCCGTTTTCCAGAATGGTACTGACCCACACTATAACGGAGAAGCACTCACAACGGACTGGGTTGCTGATTTACCAACCATCAGAAGAAAGAGAGCTCTGACTGAACCCATTCCCATTATCAATGTTGAAATTTTGGAGTCGAGACATCCCCCTGACAACAGAACCCTCCCCCGTTCCAGTAGGTTGTCTGCCCCTGAGGCACCAGCCATGATTGTAGACCCTAAGAGGAGGATTGTTAAGAAACAATCAATGTCCCCGAGACAGCTGTCAATAGGCGAGGACCAAACCCTGCAGCTGGGTGTAAGTACTTCAGACAGAAGGAGAAG TTCCACGTCTAGCCAGTGTTTGGTGAAACTGTTCATGGATACTGTGCAAGAAG GTGCTCTGTACAAGTCATTCCTGATTTCCCCCACTACCACTGCTGATGACCTGGTTGCCATGGCACTGGACAAGGCCTACCTTGGAGACAACTGCAGCCCTCAACAGTACACGATATGGGAAAGAGATAAAGACACTAGCAGCAGGAGCA GTCTGAGTCGACAGCTGAGGACAGACGAGTCTCCAGTGGCAGTGAAGTCGCAGTGGAGAGATGAAAACAGTCGCTTCTTTGAGCTACGACTGAAGGAGGGCATCCAACTTCACCCCACCCCTACAAAGAGAAAGATGAGCTCACTGGATGCGGGCGTCTTTGAGGCTCAGATTAGATCGCTCACAGAGGAAAAGAACCAGCTTTTAGGAGAGCTAAGTGTCTTCCATTCCGAGCTCATAGAGAAAAATAAAGTTGAACAACAACTTGAGTTGGTTTCTGAAGAGTGTGCATCGGTTAAGGCCAGGTATAAGTCGGAACAATTGAGCCATAATCGCGTTTTGTCTGAGATGAAGGGGAGATTGCAACAGCTTGGTTTTGAGAAGACGAAGCTTGGGGATCAGATAGCGATCATGTCAGCTGCCTCTGGTGGAGGGGAGGTATCGAGTGACGTGTTGATGGAGATACAGTCCAAGTACTCAAAGACGGTGGATTCTCTCAAGATGCAACTCACTGAGAGGGGGAGAGAGAACGAGGAACTCATGAGGAAGAACATCACCTTG GACCAAGAAGTGGTGGAGTTAAGACACGACTCTAAAGAGCTTAGGAAGGTGTCTCGATTGTTGAGGGAGCACCGACAACAGCTGAACAGTGCTGAGCAGAAACTAGCTGAGAAGGAGGACACTATTCATGGCCTCAGGGGGCAGCTGGAACACAGCCAAGTGTCTGTTCAGCAA GCTGCCGCTCTCCAGCAGACGCTGCAAGCCCTGGAGCTGACGTCCAGACAACAACAGGACCTGTCTAGTCGTACGGTGATGGAGCTAAAGGAGCAAGTGTCTCGACTGACAGCTGAGCTGGGCCGGAGGGAGCAGCAGATGATGTCTCTGAGGAAAGAGAAAGAGAGACTCACCAGAGAAAGACAGAcaaag GACAACATAGCCACGAGCCTTGAAGCAGACCTGGCCAGTTATCGAATAATGGTGAGTCCTCATGCTGACGCGAGTGAGAGGATCCTCACCCTCCAGAGGTCCATCTCTGTGCACGAGGTGGCACTGGCCTCACTGCAGGGCGAGTATAACCACCAGACTGCTGAGCTGCTCGAAGCTGAGAAGGAGGTCTCTAAGTTCAGGGATGCTCTAGCTAAGAAG GAGGAGCAGCTGGTGCTTGTGTCCAGCTCACAAGAACAACACTCACA gtcAACTATGTACAGTCTACTAGGCACCTCTACCTCGTATCAACTAGTGCTAGCTGAGATCAACCAAGAGAGGGAAGCGTCACCTCAAGCACCCGTGGCTGGGTCAGGAGTGGAGAGGTCACTCTCTACGGCATATGGGATCAAAGTCAGCAGGTTACTAGGCAACTGTGCAGTGTCGGAGGTAAACGAGGAAGCTGCTAAAGCTGGACTTCAGAGAGGAGACAG ACTCCTTGAGATCAACGGGATGAGTGTGTCTGGCCAGACTCAACGTGAGATCAACACCCTGCTCAAGAAACAGACTCAAGAAGGAGGAGCTCTAAGAGTGGTCGCTGCTCGACCAGTTGATGGGAGGAGCGAGGAGGCAAACAGACTCTTGAATCAGA GCTCTATGGATGACGAGTTGGCTGATCGTCACAAGAAGCTGAATGTGTCTCTCAGCCAACAGCTGGAGTCACAGACCAGTGAAGTCGACAGATGGAGAAACGAATGCGAGAGACTCAAAGCTGAGATACTAAAGTACTCCACTTCGAATAAA GACCAAAATTCGGAATTTTCAATTCTTGAAGCAAGTGTTCTGGATTTGAAATCACAG CTGAAGAATTCTGAGAGGGCTCGTGTGCAGCTGCGGGAGACGCTGAATCGCCTTGAGGGGGTTACAAAGGAACAAGTGCAGGATCGGGAGAGGGAACTGGTGTTACTAGTGGAGGCAACGGAGAGGGCAGCT AGTGCAAGAATTCAACACTTGGAAGCTGAGAAACAGAAGCTGATGAAGACCCTCCGTGAGCACCTCACCCACACAGGGGATTCCCctgccacaccccctcccagtGATGTGACAGCTGTCCCTCGTAACGAGCTTCTGACGAGACTggctgagagagagagagagctgaCCAAAAACAGGGCGTATCTGGACCAGCTGTTGAGTGTGGTCATTGATCAGGAGCCACAGCTGCTGGCTCAGGTCGGAGAGGCACAGCTGttgag ggacCAGAACGAAGTGGCTGATGTGTATGATGATGACTGGTGCTAA
- the LOC135340403 gene encoding tubulin epsilon and delta complex protein 1-like, protein MAAKVQQGIRSVIQTLLSLLEDAGIPRMPSESFRKAKFNQPEAIASFWTTLFNIIELSNSLEYSKITPVIQLPSNEQMSLFVRKHLFTLGYNRTNFFKNPICSRELVLAFSWLLYKSDLPNKLTQFHLRAANTVSIPLKTTRKFLVETMEKEIERFKEDVEQIQKYILNYDCKDKEQLEAALKKLEWLKRKMECRFKSALSSQHGYQKRSDKIRQYTWRPSHNEHLSVHEVFLLRHPEQLSNYMQNLEKHLMALQRLMEWKTCESLFWQWMESVLDLDEKELLKADSCSDDNDEGGGKPVLDREQLESSLRILEKEVASLIERNRPHIEKINRTWLMKSRSVRAEDIEAELAKINLTDNHKPLKMFTEEDTAFVETLGSVDVALRLPAREKSSKQRSYQLSSTLEQERVCSNSLQALNVKLEQVQNELDVTKERAKIAKNAVTRQLERIEQTLPPNVCKLET, encoded by the coding sequence ATGGCTGCAAAGGTACAGCAAGGAATCAGAAGTGTGATACAAACTCTCCTTTCTCTGTTGGAGGATGCAGGAATTCCACGAATGCCTTCTGAGTCATTCAGAAAAGCAAAGTTCAACCAGCCCGAAGCAATTGCATCATTTTGGACCACCCTATTCAACATAATTGAGCTATCCAATTCCCTTGAATACTCAAAAATCACTCCCGTTATTCAACTTCCTTCGAATGAACAAATGTCCCTCTTTGTCAGAAAGCATCTCTTCACTTTGGGGTACAATCGAACGAACTTTTTTAAAAATCCAATTTGCTCAAGGGAACTTGTTTTAGCATTTTCTTGGCTGCTTTATAAGTCGGACCTTCCAAACAAGTTGACACAATTTCACCTCAGAGCAGCTAACACAGTCAGCATACCACTCAAGACTACACGGAAGTTCCTAGTGGAAACTATGGAGAAAGAAATAGAACGCTTTAAAGAAGATGTGGAACAAATTCAGAAATACATATTGAACTATGATTGTAAAGACAAAGAACAATTGGAGGCAGCATTGAAGAAACTGGAATGGCTAAAAAGAAAGATGGAGTGTCGATTTAAATCTGCTCTCTCCTCTCAACATGGCTACCAGAAACGTTCTGACAAGATACGCCAGTACACATGGCGACCATCCCATAATGAGCACCTGTCAGTACATGAAGTGTTCTTATTGCGACATCCCGAGCAGCTGTCCAATTACATGCAGAATCTGGAGAAGCACTTAATGGCACTTCAGAGACTGATGGAGTGGAAGACTTGTGAGAGTCTGTTTTGGCAATGGATGGAGAGCGTACTCGATTTAGATGAGAAAGAATTGCTCAAAGCTGATAGTTGCTCTGACGACAATGATGAGGGTGGCGGGAAGCCTGTTCTTGATCGAGAGCAGTTGGAATCAAGTCTGAGAATATTGGAGAAAGAAGTGGCTTCACTGATAGAGAGAAACAGACCACACATTGAAAAGATTAATCGCACTTGGCTTATGAAGAGTAGGAGTGTGAGGGCCGAGGATATCGAAGCTGAGCTCGCTAAGATCAATTTAACTGACAATCATAAGCCTTTAAAAATGTTCACTGAAGAAGACACAGCTTTTGTTGAGACGTTGGGGAGTGTTGATGTAGCACTACGTCTACCAGCCCGTGAGAAGTCAAGTAAGCAGCGAAGTTATCAGCTGAGCTCAACACTGGAGCAAGAGAGAGTCTGTTCCAACAGTTTGCAAGCCCTCAATGTCAAGTTGGAGCAGGTGCAGAATGAACTGGATGTTACCAAAGAGAGGGCGAAGATTGCTAAGAATGCCGTTACTAGGCAACTCGAGAGAATTGAACAAACACTCCCCCCCAATGTATGCAAGCTAGAAACATGA